The Bacillota bacterium genome contains a region encoding:
- a CDS encoding molybdopterin biosynthesis protein — protein MKRNVYLSERPLEEARQEYLAFLAAAGALAPGPPEEVPVIGAAGRVTAAPVFAAVSSPHFHAAAMDGLAVRARDTFGAAEISPLTLRVPDQAQVVDTGDPLPEGADAVIMIEDVHQTADDAFEITAAAPPWQHVRMIGEDLVATEMIIPANHVVRPVDIGGLLAGGVTRLQVHSRPRVAFIPTGTEVVEPGGPLRRGNIVEYNSRVLGALVQEWGADFVRHDIVPDEYDRLRAALEQATAAADVVVINAGASAGREDFSAALIGELGRVVTHGVAIKPGKPVILGLIQGKPVLGIPGYPVSAVLNAELFLRPVVYARLGRVVPPRRRVSALLSRRVVSPMGVDEFVRVKLGRVGDKVVCTPLGRGAGLILTLIRADGLLVVPRFNEGFEAGQTVEVELLRPLSEIDETAVVIGSHDIALDVLANHLKVKYPGAGLSSAHVGSLGGLLALRRGEAHLAGTHLLDEATGEYNVSYIQKHLPGHGAVLLNLAYREQGFITAPGNPDRITGFEDLAREEIRFVNRQRGAGTRVLLDYHLRLAGIRPEQVDGYGREEYTHMAVAAAVASGTADCGLGIRAAASALGLGFVPVAEERYDLCILKEYWDKPLVRRLLNVVDDPGFRAAVQALGGYDLRDCGRIMWEQE, from the coding sequence TTGAAGAGGAACGTTTATTTGTCTGAGCGGCCGCTGGAGGAGGCGCGGCAGGAGTACCTGGCCTTTCTGGCCGCCGCGGGGGCGCTGGCGCCCGGTCCCCCGGAGGAGGTCCCGGTCATCGGGGCGGCCGGCCGGGTGACGGCCGCGCCGGTGTTCGCCGCCGTCTCCTCGCCCCACTTCCACGCCGCGGCGATGGACGGGCTGGCGGTGCGTGCCCGGGACACATTTGGAGCGGCTGAAATCTCCCCCCTGACGCTACGGGTGCCGGACCAGGCCCAAGTGGTGGATACCGGGGACCCGCTACCCGAAGGCGCGGACGCGGTGATCATGATCGAGGACGTGCATCAGACGGCGGACGATGCCTTTGAGATCACCGCGGCCGCCCCCCCCTGGCAGCACGTAAGGATGATCGGCGAGGACCTGGTGGCGACCGAAATGATCATCCCGGCGAACCACGTGGTGCGGCCGGTGGACATCGGCGGGCTGCTGGCCGGCGGGGTGACGCGCCTCCAGGTGCACTCCCGCCCCCGGGTCGCTTTCATTCCGACCGGGACCGAGGTCGTCGAGCCGGGCGGTCCCTTGCGCCGGGGGAACATCGTCGAATACAACAGCCGCGTCCTGGGGGCGCTGGTCCAGGAATGGGGGGCGGACTTCGTGCGGCACGACATCGTGCCGGACGAGTACGACCGCCTGCGGGCGGCGCTTGAGCAGGCAACCGCCGCGGCGGACGTCGTGGTCATCAACGCCGGCGCTTCGGCCGGGCGGGAGGACTTCAGCGCCGCCCTGATCGGTGAACTCGGGCGGGTCGTTACCCACGGGGTGGCGATCAAGCCGGGTAAACCGGTGATCCTGGGCCTGATCCAGGGTAAACCGGTGTTGGGCATCCCCGGGTACCCGGTCTCGGCGGTTCTAAACGCCGAGCTTTTCCTGCGCCCGGTGGTCTACGCCCGGCTCGGGCGGGTGGTGCCCCCCCGCCGCCGCGTTTCCGCGCTGCTCTCCCGCCGCGTCGTCTCCCCCATGGGGGTGGACGAGTTCGTGCGGGTGAAGCTCGGCCGGGTGGGCGATAAGGTCGTCTGCACGCCCCTCGGGCGCGGGGCCGGCCTGATCCTGACCCTGATTCGCGCCGACGGCCTGCTGGTGGTGCCCCGCTTCAACGAGGGCTTCGAGGCCGGCCAGACGGTGGAGGTCGAACTTTTGCGGCCGCTTTCCGAGATCGACGAAACCGCGGTGGTCATCGGCAGCCACGACATCGCCCTGGACGTGCTGGCCAACCACCTGAAGGTAAAGTACCCCGGCGCCGGGCTTTCCTCGGCGCACGTCGGGAGCCTCGGGGGGCTTTTGGCGCTACGGCGCGGCGAGGCTCATCTGGCGGGCACCCACCTCTTGGACGAGGCCACCGGGGAGTACAACGTTTCCTACATCCAAAAGCACCTGCCCGGGCACGGGGCGGTCCTTCTGAACCTGGCCTACCGGGAGCAGGGTTTCATCACCGCCCCCGGCAATCCCGACCGCATCACCGGCTTCGAGGATCTGGCGCGGGAGGAAATCCGGTTCGTGAACCGGCAGCGCGGGGCCGGCACCCGGGTGCTCCTGGACTACCACCTCCGGCTGGCCGGGATCAGGCCCGAACAGGTGGACGGGTACGGGCGCGAGGAGTACACCCACATGGCGGTAGCCGCCGCCGTGGCGAGCGGGACGGCGGACTGCGGCCTGGGGATCCGCGCCGCGGCCTCGGCCCTGGGGCTGGGTTTTGTGCCGGTGGCCGAGGAGCGTTATGACTTGTGCATTTTGAAGGAATACTGGGACAAACCGCTCGTGCGGCGCCTGCTGAACGTGGTCGACGACCCGGGCTTCCGGGCGGCCGTGCAGGCCCTGGGCGGGTATGATTTGCGCGACTGCGGCCGGATAATGTGGGAGCAGGAATAG
- the moaC gene encoding cyclic pyranopterin monophosphate synthase MoaC, whose amino-acid sequence MSGFTHVDERGKVKMVEVTAKPVTVREAVARGAVGMRPDTLRLILDNRAAKGEVLAVARTAGIMAAKETARLIPLCHPLLLTVAEVDFRADTERSRLEIESRVKTAGPTGVEMEAMTAVAVAALTVYDMCKAADREMVIGEIRLVVKSGGKSGRFDREGEAPWPERL is encoded by the coding sequence ATGTCCGGATTCACCCACGTCGATGAGCGGGGCAAGGTGAAAATGGTGGAGGTGACCGCGAAACCCGTCACCGTGCGGGAGGCCGTGGCCCGCGGTGCCGTCGGCATGCGCCCCGACACCTTGCGCTTGATCCTTGATAACCGTGCCGCCAAGGGCGAGGTGCTGGCCGTGGCTCGCACGGCGGGCATCATGGCCGCCAAGGAGACGGCGCGGCTCATTCCCCTCTGCCATCCGCTGCTCCTGACGGTGGCGGAGGTGGACTTCCGGGCCGATACGGAGCGCTCACGCCTGGAGATCGAATCACGGGTGAAAACGGCCGGGCCGACCGGGGTGGAGATGGAAGCAATGACGGCCGTGGCGGTGGCCGCGCTGACCGTGTACGACATGTGCAAGGCGGCCGACCGGGAGATGGTGATCGGGGAGATCAGGCTCGTCGTCAAATCCGGGGGCAAGAGCGGCCGGTTTGACAGGGAGGGGGAAGCACCGTGGCCGGAAAGGTTGTAG
- a CDS encoding MOSC domain-containing protein, with protein MAGKVVAVCTSEVKGVRKDNVERAYLQEGVGLVGDAHAGPWHRQVSLLAVESITRMREKGLEVGPGDFAENLTTEGIELHSLPMGTRLRIGPDVQGEVSQIGKKCHVGCAVFQQVGDCIMPREGIFVKVVKSGYVRVGDAIEVLNGV; from the coding sequence GTGGCCGGAAAGGTTGTAGCGGTTTGCACCAGCGAAGTGAAGGGCGTGCGCAAGGATAACGTCGAGCGCGCCTACCTGCAGGAAGGAGTGGGCCTCGTCGGGGATGCCCACGCCGGCCCCTGGCACCGCCAGGTGAGCCTTTTGGCGGTCGAAAGCATCACCCGGATGCGGGAAAAAGGCCTGGAAGTCGGGCCCGGAGATTTTGCCGAGAACCTGACCACCGAGGGGATCGAACTGCACAGCCTGCCCATGGGCACCCGGCTCCGGATCGGACCGGATGTCCAGGGAGAGGTTTCTCAGATCGGAAAGAAGTGCCACGTGGGCTGTGCCGTCTTCCAGCAGGTGGGGGACTGCATCATGCCCCGGGAGGGCATTTTTGTGAAGGTAGTGAAAAGCGGTTATGTCCGGGTCGGGGACGCAATCGAGGTGCTGAACGGTGTTTAG
- a CDS encoding MogA/MoaB family molybdenum cofactor biosynthesis protein, whose translation MFRVAVVTASDKGSRGEREDESGRVIEDIIVTLGWELVGTRIVSDDIEVIIETLVELCDDRADLVLTTGGTGFALRDNTPEATLAVVERQVPGLAEAMRAETGKRTPRAILSRGVAGIRKRTLIVNLPGSPKAVRECLEAILPALPHGLEVLTGRARDCARK comes from the coding sequence GTGTTTAGGGTGGCCGTCGTCACGGCGAGCGACAAGGGTTCCCGGGGAGAGCGGGAAGACGAGAGCGGGCGCGTCATTGAGGATATTATCGTCACCCTGGGCTGGGAATTGGTCGGTACCCGCATCGTTTCGGACGACATCGAAGTGATCATCGAGACTCTGGTCGAACTGTGTGACGACCGGGCCGACCTGGTGCTCACCACCGGCGGCACCGGGTTCGCGCTGCGCGACAATACCCCGGAGGCGACCCTGGCCGTGGTTGAGCGCCAAGTGCCCGGCCTGGCCGAGGCGATGCGCGCCGAGACCGGCAAGAGGACGCCCCGGGCGATCCTGAGCCGGGGGGTGGCCGGAATCAGGAAGCGGACGCTGATCGTAAACCTGCCCGGAAGCCCGAAGGCGGTGCGGGAGTGCCTGGAGGCCATTCTCCCGGCCCTGCCGCACGGGCTGGAGGTTCTGACCGGCCGGGCCCGGGACTGCGCCCGGAAGTGA